Proteins from a genomic interval of Clostridium cochlearium:
- a CDS encoding ferritin family protein yields MMKYFCKVCGMIINENNFNYNKEAFIDKNTMENIIRCPFCGASEEYIINRSEEFLNKKIEGIDKETNKILDHAMKLEVFNGNFYRQASLLAKDINLKEMFKALSNIEYMHARIHKSLIGIEKLPNLREMDYSKYHSDEILVQMANKREKHAVQYYRKYYNDLCNDKIREIFDVLSLVEKEHIELTK; encoded by the coding sequence ATAATGAAATATTTTTGTAAAGTATGTGGTATGATTATAAACGAAAATAATTTTAATTATAATAAAGAAGCATTTATAGACAAAAATACTATGGAAAATATAATTAGATGTCCATTTTGTGGAGCTAGTGAAGAATATATAATAAATAGATCTGAAGAATTTTTAAATAAAAAAATTGAAGGAATAGATAAAGAAACAAATAAGATATTAGATCATGCAATGAAATTAGAGGTTTTTAATGGGAATTTTTATAGACAAGCTTCTTTGTTGGCAAAGGATATAAATTTAAAAGAAATGTTTAAAGCATTATCTAATATAGAATATATGCATGCAAGAATACACAAAAGTTTAATTGGAATTGAAAAACTTCCTAATCTTAGAGAAATGGATTATAGCAAATACCATAGTGATGAGATATTAGTACAGATGGCAAATAAAAGAGAAAAGCATGCAGTACAATACTATAGAAAATACTATAATGACCTATGTAATGATAAAATTAGAGAAATATTTGATGTTCTCTCTTTAGTAGAGAAAGAACACATAGAACTTACAAAGTAA
- the spoVB gene encoding stage V sporulation protein B: MLSIFEVCNVKKSSFFKNSFILTFSNLIIGILRFIFSIILSHKLGPEGIGLYGLIMPIYDLFICLISGGMIAAISKVSAEYFSKKDFKNLNKTIDISMYFDILWGSFVTIIVFITSTFIGKYVLKDVRSITAIKVICPAMLFIAISSILKGYFYGISKVKIPAFIDVFEKTLRIVFLTLIIYIFSLKKIESTVTAAYITLTIGEFVSTFLLYIAYIIHRKKLNYGYRYEGKAQLLFNVLSISFPLCLTGFLTTLLFSFSTVLIPRRLLAAGFTYNNALSLMGKFSGMSLNIIFFPMVIIDSISTILIPDLSQTISSKNYWAVENRINQVLRISLLLGLSTTIICLTIPQNLGYLFYKRNDLGNYISFVCLLAPFLYLSATTSGILNGLGKQGIILRNSLIVALEEILLIFILVRIPSINIYGVGISFIITSITELVLNLNIIKDNYFIDIQKDELIIIILLSILFLFILNIFKSLLTNGIHKYIIIIIVGFSLYPIYNILKQKNK; this comes from the coding sequence ATGTTATCAATTTTTGAGGTATGTAATGTGAAGAAAAGTTCTTTTTTTAAAAACTCTTTTATATTAACTTTTTCTAATTTAATAATTGGTATTTTAAGATTTATATTTTCCATAATACTTTCTCATAAATTAGGTCCTGAAGGTATAGGACTTTATGGTCTTATAATGCCTATTTATGATTTGTTTATATGTCTTATATCTGGTGGAATGATAGCAGCAATATCTAAGGTATCTGCAGAATACTTTTCTAAAAAAGATTTTAAAAATTTAAATAAAACTATAGATATATCTATGTATTTTGATATTTTATGGGGATCCTTTGTAACCATTATTGTATTTATTACTTCTACTTTCATAGGTAAATATGTGTTAAAAGATGTTCGTTCTATAACTGCTATTAAAGTAATCTGTCCTGCTATGTTATTCATAGCCATATCCTCTATTTTAAAAGGATATTTTTATGGTATATCTAAAGTTAAAATACCTGCTTTTATAGATGTTTTTGAAAAAACGTTGAGGATAGTTTTTTTGACTCTCATAATTTATATATTTTCCCTGAAAAAAATAGAAAGTACAGTCACCGCAGCTTATATTACTTTAACCATAGGTGAATTTGTAAGCACGTTTTTACTATATATAGCTTACATAATACATAGAAAAAAACTAAACTATGGGTATAGATATGAGGGAAAAGCTCAACTTTTATTTAATGTATTATCTATATCCTTTCCTTTATGTTTAACAGGATTTCTTACTACACTACTTTTTTCTTTTTCAACAGTATTAATTCCTAGAAGATTATTAGCTGCTGGTTTTACTTATAACAATGCTCTATCTTTAATGGGGAAATTTTCAGGTATGAGTTTAAATATAATATTTTTTCCAATGGTTATAATAGATTCTATATCTACAATATTAATACCAGATCTGTCTCAAACTATTAGTAGTAAAAATTATTGGGCGGTGGAAAATAGAATAAATCAAGTTTTAAGAATAAGCCTTTTATTAGGTCTATCTACAACTATAATATGCTTAACTATACCTCAAAATTTAGGGTATCTATTTTATAAAAGAAATGATTTAGGAAACTATATATCTTTTGTCTGTCTTTTAGCTCCTTTTTTATATTTATCTGCAACTACTAGCGGTATATTAAATGGTCTAGGAAAACAGGGAATTATTTTAAGAAATTCTTTGATAGTAGCTCTAGAAGAAATTCTTTTAATATTTATATTAGTAAGAATACCATCTATAAATATATATGGAGTAGGAATAAGCTTTATAATTACATCTATAACAGAGCTAGTTCTAAACTTAAATATTATAAAAGATAACTATTTTATAGATATACAAAAAGATGAATTAATTATAATAATTCTTCTATCAATATTGTTTTTATTTATACTAAATATATTTAAATCTTTACTAACAAATGGCATACACAAATATATTATTATAATAATAGTTGGTTTCTCTCTATATCCTATTTATAATATTTTAAAACAAAAAAATAAATAG